One segment of Paramormyrops kingsleyae isolate MSU_618 chromosome 8, PKINGS_0.4, whole genome shotgun sequence DNA contains the following:
- the LOC111856173 gene encoding myosin heavy chain, fast skeletal muscle-like, whose protein sequence is MSVDAEMKCFGPAAVYLRKPEKERIEAQNKPFDAKTAYFVPDPKEMYLKGVLISKEGGKATVKSLDGQAMTVKEDDIHPMNPPKYDKMEDMAMMTHLSEPAVLFNLKERYAAWMIYTYSGLFCVTVNPYKWLPVYDAVVVSGYRGKKRIEAPPHIFSISDNAYQFMLTDRENQSVLITGESGAGKTVNTKRVIQYFATIAVSGQKKTEPVPGKIQGSLEDQIIAANPLLEAYGNAKTVRNDNSSRFGKFIRIHFGQTGKLASADIETYLLEKSRVTFQLSAERSYHIFYQLMTGHKPELLEALLITTNPYDYPMISQGEITVKSINDVDEFIATDTAIDILGFNAEEKIGIYKLTGAVLHHGNMKFKQKQREEQAEPDSTEVADKIAYLMGLNSADMLKALCYPRVKVGNEFVTKGQTVPQVNNATMALCKSVYEKMFLWMVMRINEMLDTKQPRQFFIGVLDIAGFEIFDFNTLEQLCINFTNEKLQQFFNHHMFVLEQEEYKKEGIEWEFIDFGMDLAACIELIEKPMGIFSILEEECMFPKATDTSFKNKLYDQHMGKSAAFQKPKPAKGKAEAHFSLVHYAGTVDYNIIGWLDKNKDPLNDSVVQLYQKSSMKLLAHLYAAHSSSDESGGGKKGKKKGGSFQTVSALFRENLGKLMTNLRSTHPHFVRCLIPNESKTPGLMENFLVIHQLRCNGVLEGIRICRKGFPSRIIYGDFKQRYKVLNASVIPDGQFIDNKKASEKLLGSIDVDHTQYKFGHTKVFFKAGLLGQLEEMRDEKLAILITMTQALCRGFLMRREFMQMMERRESIYSIQYNIRSFMNVKHWPWMKLYFKIKPLLKSAETEKEMANMKEEFEKTKEELAKALAKKKELEEKMVSLLQEKNDLQLQVQSEAENLADAEERCEELIKSKIHLEGKLKETNERLEDEEEINAELTAKKRKLEDECSELKKDIDDLELTLAKVEKEKHATENKVKNLIEEMATQDESNAKLTKEKKALQEAHQQILDDLQAEEDKVNTLTKAKTKLEQQVDDLEGSLEQEKKLRIDLERAKRKLEGDLKLAQESIMDLENDKQQSEEKIKKKDFETSQLLSKIEDEQTLGAQLQKRIKELQARIEELEEEIEAERAARAKVEKQRADLSRELEEISERLEEAGGATSAQIEMNKKREAEFLKLRRDLEESTLQHEATAATLRKKQADSVAELGEQIDNLQRVKQKLEKEKSEYKMEIDDLSSNMEAVAKSKANLEKMCRTLEDQLSELKSKNDENIRQLNDLSAQKGRLQTENGEIGRQLEEKETLVSQLTRGKQAYTQQIEELKRHIEEEVKAKNALAHALQSARHDCDLLREQYEEEQEAKTELQRGMSKANSEVAQWRTKYETDAIQRTEELEEAKKKLAQRLQDAEESIEAVSAKCASLEKTKQRLQGEVEDLMIDVERANALAANLDKKQRNFDKVLAEWKQKYEECQAELEGAQKEARSLSTELFKMKNSYEETLDHLETMKRENKNLQQEISDLTEQIGETGKTIHELEKAKKTVEAEKSEMQAALEEAEGALEHEESKILRIQLELSQVKGEIDRKLAEKDEEIEQIKRNSQRIIDSMQSTLDAEVRSRNDALRVKKKMEGDLNEMEIQLSHANRQAAEAQKQLRNVQGQLKDAQLHLDEAIRGQEDMKEQVAIVERRNTLMLAEIEELRIALEQTERGRKVAEQELVDASERVGLLHSQNTSLINTKKKLEADLVQVQGEMDDAIQEARNAEEKAKKAITDAAMMAEELKKEQDTSAHLERMKKNLEVTVKDLQHRLDEAESLAMKGGKKQLQKLEARVRELEAEVEAEQRRGAEAIKGVRKYERRVKELTYQNEEDKKNVNRLQDLVDKLQLKVKSYKRQAEEAEEQANTHLSRFRKVQHEMEEAQERADIAESQVNKLRAKSREAGKGKEG, encoded by the exons ATGAGTGTGGATGCCGAAATGAAGTGTTTTGGCCCCGCGGCCGTTTACCTCCGGAAGCCAGAGAAAGAGAGGATTGAGGCCCAGAACAAACCCTTTGATGCCAAAACAGCCTATTTTGTACCTGACCCTAAGGAGATGTACCTCAAAGGGGTTCTTATTAGTAAAGAGGGGGGCAAAGCCACTGTTAAGAGTCTGGATGGTCAA GCCATGACGGTTAAGGAGGATGACATTCAccccatgaaccctccaaagTACGATAAAATGGAGGACATGGCCATGATGACCCACCTCAGTGAGCCCGCTGTGCTGTTCAACCTCAAAGAGCGTTACGCAGCATGGATGATCTAC ACATACTCCGGGCTGTTCTGTGTCACTGTGAACCCCTACAAGTGGCTCCCAGTGTACGATGCTGTTGTTGTGTCCGGCTACAGGGGCAAGAAGAGAATTGAAGCTCCTCCTCACATCTTCTCCATCTCTGACAATGCCTATCAGTTCATGCTAACTG ATCGTGAAAACCAGTCAGTCTTGATTAC TGGAGAATCCGGTGCAGGAAAGACTGTGAACACCAAACGTGTCATCCAGTATTTTGCAACAATTGCAGTTTCTGGACAAAAGAAAACAGAGCCTGTTCCTGGAAAAATTCAG GGTTCCCTGGAAGATCAAATCATTGCAGCGAACCCTCTGCTGGAGGCTTATGGTAATGCCAAGACTGTGAGGAATGACAACTCCTCTCGTTTT GGTAAATTCATAAGAATCCATTTTGGGCAAACAGGGAAACTGGCTTCTGCTGATATTGAAACTT ATTTGCTGGAAAAGTCAAGAGTCACTTTCCAGCTGTCAGCTGAGAGAAGCTACCACATCTTCTATCAACTTATGACAGGCCACAAACCAGAGCTGCTTG AGGCACTTCTGATCACCACCAATCCATACGACTACCCCATGATCAGTCAAGGGGAGATTACCGTTAAAAGTATCAATGACGTTGATGAATTTATAGCCACAGAT ACTGCCATTGATATCTTGGGTTTTAATGCTGAGGAGAAAATAGGCATCTACAAACTGACTGGAGCAGTGTTGCATCATGGGAACATGAAGTTCaagcagaagcagagagagGAGCAGGCAGAACCTGATAGCACTGAGG TGGCCGATAAAATCGCCTACCTCATGGGCCTGAACTCAGCTGACATGCTGAAGGCTCTGTGCTACCCCAGAGTGAAGGTCGGGAATGAGTTTGTGACCAAGGGGCAGACTGTACCTCAG GTTAACAATGCTACCATGGCATTGTGTAAATCAGTCTACGAGAAAATGTTCTTATGGATGGTGATGCGTATCAATGAGATGTTGGACACCAAGCAGCCGAGACAGTTCTTCATTGGTGTGCTGGATATCGCCGGCTTTGAAATCTTTGAT TTCAACACATTGGAGCAGCTGTGCATCAACTTCACCAATGAGAAACTGCAACAGTTCTTCAACCATCACATGTTTGTGCTGGAACAAGAGGAGTACAAGAAAGAGGGGATTGAGTGGGAGTTCATTGACTTTGGTATGGACTTGGCTGCCTGCATTGAGCTTATTGAGAAG CCAATGGGCATCTTCTCCATCCTTGAAGAGGAGTGCATGTTCCCCAAGGCTACAGACACAAGCTTCAAAAACAAACTGTATGACCAACATATGGGAAAATCTGCTGCCTTCCAAAAGCCCAAACCTGCCAAAGGCAAAGCTGAGGCCCACTTCTCCCTGGTGCACTATGCTGGCACTGTGGATTACAACATCATCGGCTGGCTGGACAAGAACAAGGACCCACTGAATGACTCTGTCGTGCAACTCTATCAGAAGTCATCAATGAAACTACTGGCACATCTGTATGCAGCTCATTCATCATCAGATG AGAGTGGTGGAGGGAAGAAGGGCAAGAAGAAGGGTGGCTCCTTCCAGACAGTGTCTGCTCTGTTCAGG GAGAACCTGGGCAAGCTGATGACCAACCTGAGAAGCACTCACCCTCACTTTGTGCGCTGCCTGATTCCAAACGAATCAAAGACACCAG GTCTGATGGAGAACTTCCTGGTTATCCATCAGCTGAGGTGTAACGGTGTGCTGGAAGGTATCAGGATCTGCAGAAAGGGTTTCCCCAGCAGAATCATCTACGGTGACTTCAAGCAGAG ATACAAAGTTTTGAATGCTAGTGTGATTCCGGACGGGCAGTTCATTGATAACAAGAAGGCTTCAGAGAAGCTCTTGGGTTCAATTGATGTGGACCACACTCAGTACAAGTTTGGCCACACCAAG GTGTTCTTCAAAGCTGGTCTGCTGGGGCAGCTAGAGGAGATGCGAGATGAGAAACTGGCGATTTTGATCACTATGACTCAAGCTCTGTGCCGTGGTTTCCTGATGAGAAGAGAGTTTATGCAGATGATGGAAAGAAG AGAGTCCATTTACAGCATCCAATACAACATCCGCTCATTCATGAATGTGAAACACTGGCCATGGATGAAGCTGTACTTCAAGATCAAGCCACTCCTGAAGAGCGCAGAAACTGAGAAGGAAATGGCCAACATGAAGGAGGAGTTTGAGAAGACCAAAGAAGAGCTGGCGAAAGCACTGGCCAagaagaaggagctggaggagaaaaTGGTTTCCCTGCTGCAGGAGAAGAATGACCTGCAGTTACAAGTGCAGTCG GAAGCTGAAAATCTCGCAGATGCAGAGGAAAGGTGTGAGGAActaattaaaagtaaaatacaTCTTGAAGGAAAACTCAAAGAGACAAATGAGAggctggaggatgaggaggaaatCAATGCTGAGTTGACTGCCAAGAAGAGGAAACTGGAGGATGAATGTTCTGAGCTGAAGAAAGACATTGATGACTTGGAGCTGACCTTGGCTAAAGTGGAGAAGGAGAAACATGCCACAGAAAACAAG GTCAAAAACTTGATTGAGGAGATGGCCACTCAGGATGAGAGCAATGCAAAGCTGACCAAGGAGAAGAAAGCCCTCCAAGAGGCACATCAACAGATTTTGGATGATCTCCAAGCAGAAGAAGACAAAGTCAACACTCTGACCAAAGCCAAGACCAAACTTGAACAGCAAGTGGATGAT CTTGAAGGCTCTCTGGAACAAGAGAAAAAACTACGGATTGATCTTGAGAGAGCCAAGAGAAAGCTTGAGGGAGACCTGAAACTTGCCCAGGAATCTATAATGGACCTGGAGAATGACAAGCAGCAGTCAGAGGAGAAGATAAAGAA GAAGGACTTTGAGACTAGCCAGCTTCTGAGTAAAATTGAGGATGAACAGACACTGGGCGCTCAGCTTCAGAAAAGGATTAAAGAGCTGCAG GCTCGTattgaggagctggaggaagagaTTGAGGCTGAACGTGCTGCCAGGGCCAAGGTTGAGAAACAGAGGGCTGATCTGTCCAGGGAACTTGAGGAGATCAGTGAGAGGCTTGAGGAAGCAGGTGGTGCAACGTCTGCTCAGATCGAGATGAACAAGAAACGTGAGGCTGAGTTCCTGAAACTGCGCCGTGATCTTGAAGAGTCCACCCTGCAGCATGAGGCTACAGCTGCTACCCTCCGTAAGAAGCAGGCTGACAGTGTAGCAGAGCTGGGAGAACAAATCGACAACCTTCAGCGTGTCaagcagaagctggagaaggagaagagtgAATACAAAATGGAAATCGATGACCTGAGCAGCAACATGGAGGCTGTTGCAAAATCAAAG GCCAACTTGGAGAAAATGTGCCGCACCCTTGAAGATCAGCTGAGTGAACTCAAGTCAAAGAATGATGAAAACATTCGTCAACTGAATGACTTGAGTGCACAGAAAGGAAGACTCCAGACCGAGAATG GTGAGATTGGTCGTCAGCTTGAGGAGAAAGAAACTCTTGTTTCCCAGCTGACTAGAGGTAAACAGGCCTACACACAGCAGATTGAGGAGCTGAAGAGACACATTGAAGAGGAAGTCAAG GCCAAGAACGCCCTGGCCCATGCTCTACAGTCAGCTCGTCATGACTGTGATCTCCTCAGAGAGCAATATGAGGAGGAACAGGAGGCCAAGACTGAACTGCAGCGTGGAATGTCCAAGGCCAACAGTGAGGTGGCTCAGTGGAGGACCAAATATGAGACTGATGCCATCCAGCGTACTGAGGAGCTCGAGGAGGCCAA GAAAAAGCTTGCTCAGCGTCTGCAAGATGCAGAGGAATCTATTGAGGCTGTAAGTGCCAAATGTGCTTCTCTGGAGAAGACCAAACAGAGACTGCAGGGTGAGGTGGAGGACCTCATGATTGATGTAGAACGAGCAAATGCATTAGCTGCCAATCTAGACAAGAAGCAAAGGAATTTTGATAAG GTCCTGGCAGAATGGAAACAGAAGTATGAGGAATGTCAGGCAGAGCTGGAAGGGGCTCAGAAAGAGGCTCGTTCTCTCAGTACTGAACTGTTCAAGATGAAGAACTCCTATGAGGAAACTCTGGACCACCTGGAGACCATGAAGAGAGAGAACAAGAACCTGCAGC AGGAGATCTCAGACCTGACTGAACAAATCGGTGAGACTGGAAAGACCATCCATGAGCTTGAAAAGGCCAAGAAGACAGTGGAGGCAGAAAAGTCAGAAATGCAGGCTGCTCTAGAGGAAGCTGAG GGTGCACTGGAGCATGAGGAGTCTAAGATCCTACGTATCCAGCTGGAACTCAGCCAGGTCAAGGGTGAAATTGACAGGAAGCTGGCTGAGAAAGATGAGGAGATAGAGCAGATCAAGAGGAACAGCCAGAGGATCATTGATTCCATGCAGAGCACTTTGGATGCAGAAGTCAGGAGCAGAAATGATGCTCTGAGGGTCAAGAAGAAGATGGAGGGAGACCTCAATGAAATGGAGATTCAGCTCAGCCATGCCAACCGTCAGGCTGCAGAGGCCCAGAAACAACTGAGAAATGTCCAGGGACAGCTTAAG GATGCCCAACTGCATCTTGATGAAGCCATAAGGGGACAGGAGGACATGAAGGAGCAGGTTGCCATAGTGGAGCGCAGGAACACTCTGATGCTGGCTGAGATTGAGGAACTGAGAATTGCTCtggagcagacagagagaggccGCAAAGTGGCCGAGCAGGAGCTGGTCGATGCCAGTGAGCGTGTTGGACTGCTGCACTCCCAG AACACCAGCCTGATTAACACCAAGAAGAAGCTTGAAGCTGACCTTGTTCAGGTCCAGGGTGAGATGGACGATGCCATTCAGGAAGCCAGAAATGCAGAGGAGAAGGCCAAGAAGGCTATTACTGAT GCTGCCATGATGgcagaggagctgaagaaggagcaGGACACCAGCGCCCACCTGGAGAGGATGAAGAAGAACCTTGAGGTCACAGTGAAGGACCTGCAGCATCGTCTGGATGAGGCTGAGAGTCTGGCCATGAAGGGTGGAAAGAAACAGCTGCAGAAACTGGAAGCCAGG GTACGTGAGCTGGAAGCTGAGGTTGAAGCTGAACAGAGACGTGGAGCTGAAGCTATTAAAGGTGTCCGTAAATACGAAAGGAGGGTCAAGGAGCTTACCTACCAG AATGAGGAGGACAAGAAGAATGTGAACAGACTGCAGGATCTGGTGGACAAGCTGCAGCTGAAAGTGAAGTCCTACAAGAGACAGGCTGAGGAAGCT GAGGAGCAGGCCAACACTCACCTGTCCAGGTTCAGGAAGGTGCAGCATGAGATGGAGGAAGCCCAGGAGCGTGCCGACATCGCTGAGTCTCAGGTCAACAAGCTGAGAGCCAAGAGCCGCGAAGCTGGAAAG GGCAAGGAAGGATGA